A segment of the Romboutsia sp. 13368 genome:
ATTTTCTCACATATATCTGAAACGTATAATGCATCCTTTTGAGCTTCTATTCCTCTTATTTGATGATTCAAATGAGCTACATATAATTCTATATTTAATTTTTCTTTAAGTCTATTCAATATGTGTAAAAGGCAAACTGAGTCAGGTCCTCCAGATATACCTAATACAATTTTATCTCCATCTTCTATTAAGTTATGTTTATCTATAGTACTTAATACTTTTTCAAAAACCATATTTATACCTCTTACATTTAGTTTTTTATAACTCGTATCTATAGTTTTCTATAAAAAAACTATAATCCCTTGTGTAAATTTTAAAATTTACAAACTTTGTATAATTATTATAATACCAAATAAATTAAACAAAAGGTAGTATTTTAACTACCTTTATAAAATTTGTATACTATATTATATATTATACTCTATTGAAATATTAATTTCATTTCTACCTTTAAATAAATCTAATATATTAATATTATATTCTATATTTAATTTTATATAATTTTTTTCACTTCTATCTATTTCTAATTTATTTGTTTCTGTTTCAATTATAAATAAACCTTGATTAGTTCTATATCTTGTTTCATGTTTATAATTTTCTTTGAAAACCATTAATGAATTAACAGTTCCAAATTTTTTAATAGAAACTTCATCATCTGATATTTTTATAGTAGTTGTTATTTTTTCTCCATCTTCTATTTCTTCATAAACTACATATATATCATCTTTTTTTTCAAATATTTTTCCTATAGTCTTTAATTCCATAGTATCTGTATTTTTATTTTCATCATATTGTTTTGTAAGTATACTTAATTTTGCTTCCAAAGTAATTCCTCCCCTAAAACAAGTATAAACTTTAAGCAATCGCTCAAAGTTTATACTCGAATTGATATTTTTATATTCTTACATTTTTTATATCATCTATTTCTTTCTTTAAAAATTCCTCTGCAATAGCAGCAAATTTTTCAGGTATATCAGATACATAATACTCATACTTAGGTTCTTCACCTATATCGCCTCTAAGCATGTCATTTTCATCTAATATCCTCTTTAAATCCTTTGCTGTTTCTTTGGCTGGATTTACTAAAGTGACTTTTTCTCCAACAATTTCTCCAATTGTTTTCTTTAATAATGGATAATGAGTACATCCTAACACTAAAGAGTCTATACCTTCTTTCATTAAATCATCTAAATATCTTTTAGCTGTTAATGATGCTATATCTGTATTAGCCCAACCTTCTTCTACAATAGGAACAAATAATGGACATGATTTATCTACTATCTTAATTTCCGGGTCTAGCTTTGAAATTTCTGCATTATATGCTTTCGATCTTATAGTTCCATCCGTACCTATTATTCCAACAACCTTGTTCTTAGTTGTATATACTGCTGTTCTAGCTCCAGCTTCTATAACTCCAAGTATGGGAATATCATACTTTTCATTTGCTTCCTTTAATGCTCTAGCTGTTGCTGTATTACATGCTATAACTATAGCCTTTACATTTTTCGAAATTAAAAAATCTATAGCTTGGAAAGTATATTTAATTATAGTTTCTTTAGATCTTGGTCCATATGG
Coding sequences within it:
- a CDS encoding DUF1934 domain-containing protein; translation: MEAKLSILTKQYDENKNTDTMELKTIGKIFEKKDDIYVVYEEIEDGEKITTTIKISDDEVSIKKFGTVNSLMVFKENYKHETRYRTNQGLFIIETETNKLEIDRSEKNYIKLNIEYNINILDLFKGRNEINISIEYNI
- the murI gene encoding glutamate racemase; its protein translation is MNNRPIGVFDSGLGGLTVLKEIMKITPNENIVYFGDTARVPYGPRSKETIIKYTFQAIDFLISKNVKAIVIACNTATARALKEANEKYDIPILGVIEAGARTAVYTTKNKVVGIIGTDGTIRSKAYNAEISKLDPEIKIVDKSCPLFVPIVEEGWANTDIASLTAKRYLDDLMKEGIDSLVLGCTHYPLLKKTIGEIVGEKVTLVNPAKETAKDLKRILDENDMLRGDIGEEPKYEYYVSDIPEKFAAIAEEFLKKEIDDIKNVRI